GGCCGTCGGCGGACCGGTTCGCGGCCGGCTGGCTGGACCTGGTCGACCACGCCCGGGACCTCGGCATCCGCATGCCGCCGAAGCTGACCCGGCGTCAACAGGCCGAGCGCCTGCCGGACTCCGCCCTGGCGGCCCTCGCCGCGACCGCGGACGCGGCGGTCTACGGACCCGGAGACCCGGCCGAGGCGGCCGTGGCCGGCTACTGGGCCGACCTCGACCGGGCCAGGTCCGCCCTCAGCCGCCAGGCCGGCCGCCGCGCCCGCTGGCGCGCCGCGTACAGCCTCGCCAGCTTCCTGCCCGAGACGCGCAGGCGGTCGCGCGGCCGCCTGCGCAGCCCGGCCTCGCCGTCGCCGCGTAATGGGACGCCGCGTGCTCAAGCGGTGGCCCGCATGAGCAGCGAGTAAGCAGTCTGCGAGATGGATCGCCCCGGGTCGGCGAGGTGCCGGCCCGGGGCGATTCGATGCTCTGCGGTTCTCGCCGCGGCTCCAGCGCTGTGCATTCTGGAGTGTTCGATGGCTGTGGTGTGGCGGTGGTCGGTGTCTCGTGCCGCTGTGTCCGGTGCGGGTGGGTAGACGGGCTTTCCGTGCCACACCCACCCGCCCTGCGCACGGTTTCCAGGGTGCTCTGCTCACATCGGCGGCCTGAGGCGTGGCGCAACCAGAGGATGACCATTTCTTGGCCGCGGTGGGTTATGACGCCTGCCAAGCCCTACTGTCCGGATGCCAACTGAGACCCTGTACCCCGCTGGTTGCGAGGGGGTCGGCAAACGCGGCCACGACGCGGATGAGGTCCGCGAAAGCCTCAGGGTGGTTCTGGGCCGCCTCACCTTGGCGCCGCCGCCAGGCGGTGTATGGGGCTTGGCGTCGCGTGGGCAGGTCGGAGATCGCTTCGCTGAGCGGGCGCAGTTCGATGCCGCGGTGGTCGGCGGTGTTGCGGAGGGCGGTGGTCAGCTCGTCGCCGTCGAGGTGGTGGCGGGTGATGAGCTGGTAGAGGTCGGCGTAGTCGCGGTCGCGGGTGTTCAGGTCGCCGAGGGCGATGGCAGTGGAGAGTTTCTCGGCGATGACGGTCGCGATCGGGTAACCGTAGAGCGTGAAGGTCCCGTCGCCGAGTGCCTGTGGGTATTCGATGAGCGTGGGCGACGGGGTGACCGGGTCGCCGAAGCTGACGTCGAGCTGCAGTTTCAGCCGTGCGCGGCTGAGCGCGGCGCTCATGGCCAAGCGCAGTCCGTGGTACTCGTCGTCTTGCCGGATGGGCACGGTCGTGATGGTCTTCGGCTCGAAGGTGACGCCGTCGTC
This genomic window from Actinospica robiniae DSM 44927 contains:
- a CDS encoding nucleotidyl transferase AbiEii/AbiGii toxin family protein encodes the protein MPNPTRETTAGLIYNDLRNLARRSGAPTDQVMLEYLLERFLYRVSVHPLGGEHFVLKGGLLLAQFGARRITRDIDILGRAFPGDEQEIIRRITEIAATDIDDGVTFEPKTITTVPIRQDDEYHGLRLAMSAALSRARLKLQLDVSFGDPVTPSPTLIEYPQALGDGTFTLYGYPIATVIAEKLSTAIALGDLNTRDRDYADLYQLITRHHLDGDELTTALRNTADHRGIELRPLSEAISDLPTRRQAPYTAWRRRQGEAAQNHPEAFADLIRVVAAFADPLATSGVQGLSWHPDSRAWQAS